The genomic stretch CGTCGGCGATGCGCAGCATCAGCGCCTCGCGACCGCTCTCGAGCGTCGCGCTGCCCGGCTCGAACAAGCCGTCGCCGCGGATCGTCACGATGCTGCGGTCGTCGAAGTCGCGCACCTCGACCAGCCCCTGCTGGATTTCGGGCGCGAGAAACTGGGCCAGCCGCGGCTTTTGTGCCGGCACCGGTGCCGGCAGTGCGGCCGCGCGGGCGCGGATGCCGGTGATCGACGCGAACAACGGGTCGGAGGCCCGGTTCAGCGCATAGCTGAAGCCCATGTAGCCGCCGAGGAGCACCAGGGCCGTCACCGCCCCGAAGATCCACAGCGGCATCGCGGTCGCCCACTTGCGCTTCGGCAGCACCGCCGGCGCCCAGTTCTTGGCCAGCGCCTGCTCGAACGCGCCGCGTTGGCGGCGGATCAACTGGGCCAGCCGCTCGCGTAGCAACTGCAGCTCGCTGCGGCCGTTCTCGATCACCCGGTACCGCCCCTCGAAGCCGAGCGTGATGCAGGTGTAGATCAGTTCCAGCAGGTCGAGGTTGTCGGCCGGGTTCTGGGCCAGCCGGGTCAGCAACTGGAACACTTTCTCGCCGCCCCAGGCCTCGTTGTGGAACATCACCAGCAGGCTGTGGCGGCCCCACACCCCCGAGCCACCCCAGGGCGTGCTGGCGGCCGTCTCGTCCAGCACCGTGCACAGGATGTAGCGGGCGGCAATGACCTTTTCGTTGGCGATGTTGGCCGCCCGTGCGGTGTGCTCGAACTGCCGTATCCCCTGCGCCAGGTTGTCGCGCAAGCCGGCGACGTCCTGGTGCACGGTGATCGAGCGCATCTGCGGGATCAGGTTGAGGAGCGGATTGGCCGCGGCGATGAGCGGGTTGAAGCCGGCCGGGTGGTAGGCGATGTCCTGCGCCGCTTCACGCGTGAAGCCGGCGCCGCCCCCGGTGGGGAGGCCTGCCGGACGCGCGCCGGGCGTGGGCATCACGAAGGTCTTGCCGTTGTCGAAGCCGGCGAACGGGTCGTGGGAGGGGCTCATCAGAGGTCGCCTTCAAGGTGGCATGTAGGGATCGGCGCGGCAGCGAGGGACAGAAGACCCGGGGACAAGGCGGATGCCGGCCGCCTCAGCGCTCGCGGATGGCCCAGAACTCCAGTTGCAGGCCGGGGAACTCGCCGGCGATGTGCATCGCCATGGCGCCCGATTTCTTCAGTTGTTCCCAGAGGTCGCCGTGGCGCTCCAGCTCGAAATAATGAAAGCCGGCGTGGTAGGGCAGCTCGCGCGGCGCCACCGCCAGGCCTCGCAGCCCGATGCCCGGCAGCTGCAGATTGACCAGGTCGCGGATCTTGTCGACCGGGCCCAGCTTGACCTGGGTCGGGAAGCGCGAGCGCAGTTGCTCGCCCGGCAGTTGCGCATTGACCGCCAACACGAAGTTGGCCCCCTTGAGCAGTTCCAGGTCGGCGATGGTTGCGGTGCGCACGCCGTATTTGCGGTCGATCAGGTCGATCGGGATCGCGCGCTGTTCCAGGACCGTGCCCAGCAAGGCGCGCAACTCGGCGACCACCGGGGCGAAGCAACGCTCGACGTCTTCGTGCAGGTACTCCGGCATCGGCCGCGGGCGCCGGGTCGGGCTGCCGAACACCGCCAGGTCGCCGGCGGCTTCCAGACAGGTGCGGTAGAGCAGTTCCGGGTGCACCAGGTAGAGCTGGGCGAGGTGGGCGAAGACCGGCTCGTAACGGTTGACACTTTGCAGCATCAGGAAATCGGCAATCTCGGCGACGCCGCCCGAACCCGGTTTGCCCAGCCGTCCGGCGAGCGCCTCGCCGCGTTGCGACAGCAGTGCCTGGATCTCGCGTGCGTAGCCGGCGAGGCGGGCGTGGCCGGCCACGGCCAGCATCGGCGGGATGTAGCTGCGGTCGACCAGCAGCTGGTTGTCGGCCTTGCGCTCGACCACGCGCAGCACGCCGGCGGCCTGATAGGCCTGGGTCGCGTCGCGTTGCAGCATCAGCCGCGCATTGAGATCGCCCACCTGCAGGTCGGCCAGGTTTTCGAAGTCGGCCGACGCATCCTGGACCTGCGCGTCGCGCGCGGTGTAGCGCAACAGCGCCGCGTCGGCTTCGCCATCCAGCCCGGCTTCCTGGGCGCCGGGGCGGCGCGACGGCACGGCCAGCACCACCACCGCATCCTTCACGTCGGTCGGGAAGTCGAACGCGGGCGGCAGCGGGTCGAGTGCAGGCGCGTCGATGGGCGTGCCATCGGGCAGCACACCGCGGATCTTCAGCAGCTGCACGCGGCCGAGCATCAGGCTGGCATCGTCCAGCTCGTACTCGACCCAGCCCCAGCGGTATGCGGCGGCCGAGGCCAGGCGCTGGTCGACCCAGCGTTCGATGTGGCGGTCTTGTTGTTGAAAGTGCTGGGGCTGGAGGAACATGCCCTCCGTCCACACCACTCGGCGAAAGCTCGACATGTATCCGCTTCCCTGCTGAGGACGTGATGTTTTGGAATGAGGTGAGCCGGCGGCTGTGGCCTCGCCTTACTTCCGCGCGACGGCCAGTTCGACGGCGCGCGGACCTGCGTTGATGCGCACCACCTGCGACTTGCCCAGGTTCAGGGCGCCGACCGCGCGCCAGCGTGCATGCTCGAGATCGCGGTAGGCGACCATGACCGCCACATAACGTGTGTCGGGCTTGGTATCGCGCTTGAAGCTGAGGGTTTGGCCCGGTTGCAGCACGAACTCGTCGCGAGCGTTGAGGTCGGCCGCCAGCGTTTCGCGGTCTTTGTCGAACAACGAAAAGAAATCGGCCGATTCGAAAGCGGCCGGCGTTTTCAGTTCATACACCCGTACCATCGCCGGCGAGGGACGGTTGCGGCTGTCGGGGTTGAGCAAGGCGTTGCCCGCCAGCTGCACTTCGACCCGCGTGGGCTTCGGGCCGCCCGCGCACGCTGCCAGCAACAGGCCGAGCAGTGCCGCGAACAGCCATTTGAAGAGCAGGTGAAGGCGAGGGGACGTCATAGGGTGGTGTTCCGTTCGGACTGCCTGAGGGCAGCGGAGGGTGACAGCAGAAGGGGAGGGGTGTCCAGCGGACACGGCGAAAGATGCCGCACGGCTGCCCCGGTGCCGCACGATTATGGGTCGCGCGAGGTCCGGAAGAAAGCTTTGACAGGCGCGAACACCAAGAACTAGGGGGCCCCCGCGCGGGGGTGTACGGGCCCGCACGGGCGTTTCCTGCTGGGGCCGAGGCCCCGCCGCCAGGCCGCATGGAGCAAGGGCTGACACCGATCCCCTAACCCTTGGGGTAGCGGCTTCAGGTGGGCCCTCCTAGACTGCCCGCAATCCTGACAACTTGGCGTGCTGCACGCTCTACCGAGGTTCTTCCGTGATCGATGTCGATGCTTTGCTGGCTCCCGTCTCCGAGTCCGCCCCTTGCGGGGAAGACCTGGAGTACGACGCCCACTTCATGGCGCTGGAGCAGGCAGCCCGCGGCAAGGCCGAGCAACAGTTCGGCGACACGGTGGTGGCCGCGGAAGAGCCCGACTGGACCGGCGTGGTCGACGCTGCCACTGCCTTGCTGGCCCGCACCAAGGACCTGCGCGTCGCCACCTATCTGGCGCGCGGCCTGGCCCGCACCGGCGGCCCGGTCGGCCTGGGGCAAGGCCTGCAGGTCCTGGTGGGGCTGTGCGAACGCTACTGGGACCAGCTCTATCCGCAGCTCGATCCCGACGATGGCAACGACCCCATCATGCGCATGAACGCGCTGGCACCGCTCGCCCATCCCGAAGCGGGCCTGCGTGAGTTGCGCGACGCCAACTGCGTGCGCACCCGCGCTGGTGCCATCACCGTCAAGCAGATCGAGTACGCGCTCGCACTCAAAGAGGCGCCGGCCGGCCAGAGCGTGCCGTCCGAGCCCGAAATCCTCTCCGCCTTGCGTGAGGCGGCGGCTGCCGACGCCGGTTTCCTCGACGCCGTCCGCGCCGCAGGGCAGCAGGCCAATGCGCTGCAGAACTGGCTCAACGAGCGGGTCGGTTCCGAGCAGGCGGTGGACCTGCGTCCGTTGCGGGTGATCCTGAACGCGGTGGGCAAGCTGGTCGACCAGGTGGCGGCCGAAGCGGCGCCGGCCGCGACTGCGCCGGCCGACGGCGACGCGAGCGAGGCCGCCGCGGCGTCGGGCCAGGCGGTGGTCAAGCCCGTTGCGGCGGGCGAACTGCGCAGCCGCGACGACGTGATCCGCCTGATCGACCGTGCGATCGAATTCCTGGAGCGCAACGAACCGACCAATCCGGCGCCGTTGCTGCTGCGACGTGCCCAGCGCTTGATGACGATGAACTTCCTCGAGATCATCGAGGACATGACGCCCGACGGTGCCAGCACGGTGAAACACCTCGCCGGCATCCGCGAATGAGGCGACGGCTTGCAGCCCGACCGCCCTGGCGCGCCACCCTTTTGATGGCTGCCCCGCAGCTTGTTTGATTTCGACGACCTGGACCGCCGCGACTGCACGCGCCGTTCCGCCTCTCAACCGTAGGAGAACTCCATGGCCACCAGCAGCCAGAAATTCATTGCCAGGAACCGTGCGCCGCGCGTGCAGATCGAGTATGACGTCGAGTTGTACGGCGCCGAGAAGAAAGTCCAGCTGCCCTTCGTGATGGGGGTGTTGTCCGACCTGTCCGGCAAACCCGCCGACCCGCTGGCGCCGGTGGCCGACCGCAAGTTCCTCGACGTCGACGTCGACAACTTCGACTCGCGCATGAAGTCGATGAAGCCGCGCGTCGCCTTCCAGGTGCCCAACACACTGACCGGCGAAGGCAACATCGCCGTCGATATCACCTTCGAAAGCCTCGACGACTTCTCGCCGGCCGCCGTGGCCAAGAAGGTCGACGCGCTGAACAAGCTGCTCGAAGCTCGCCAACAGCTGGCCAACCTGGTCACCTACATGGACGGCAAGACCGGCGCCGAAGAGCTGATCGCCAAGGTGCTGAACGACCCCGCATTGCTGCAGTCGCTGGCCGTGAACAAGAAACCCACCGAGGAAGGCGGGGCGGCCTGAAGGCGCTCGTGAACTCGCTCGTATCACTCAGGAGTCACTGATGGCTGACATGCAACAACAGCAAACCCAGCTCGAGGGCGTCACCCTCGAGGGCAACGAGCTGACCTCGCTGCTGCAAAAAGAATTCAAGCCCAAGACCGACGAAGCCAAGTCGGCGGTCGAGCAGGCCGTGCAGACGCTGGCCCAGCAGGCTTTGTCGCAGACCAAGCTGATCGGCAACGACGTGGTCAAGTCGATCGAGGCGATGATCGCCGAGATCGACAAGAAGCTGTCGGACCAGATCAACCTGATCCTGCACAACCCCGATTTCCAGAAGCTCGAAGGCGCCTGGCGCGGCCTGCACTACCTCGTCAACAACACCGAGACCGACGAGCAGCTGAAGATCCGCGTGATGAACATCTCCAAGGTCGACCTTGGCAAGACGCTCAAGCGCTACAAGGGCACCGCCTGGGACCAGAGCCCGATCTTCAAGCGCGTCTATGAAGAAGAGTACGGCCAGTTCGGCGGCGAGCCGTTCGGCTGTATGGTGGGCGACTACTTCTTCGACCACAGCCCGCCCGACGTCGAGCTGCTGGGCGAGATGAGCAAGGTCTGTGCGGCCGCCCACATGCCCTTTATCAGCGGCGCGTCGCCGACGACGATGCAGATGGAGACCTGGCAGGAGCTGGCCAACCCGCGCGACCTGACCAAGATCTTCACGACGCCGGAATACGCGGCCTGGCGTTCGCTGCGCGAGTCCGACGATTCGCGCTACATCGGCCTGGCGATGCCGCGCTTCCTGTCGCGTTTGCCGTACGGTGCACGCACCAACCCGGTCGAAGAGTTCGACTTCGAGGAAGACACCGGCGCGGCCGACCACCACAAGTACACCTGGGCCAATGCCGCCTATGCGATGGCGACCAACATCAACCGCTCCTTCAAGGAGTTCGGCTGGTGCTCGCGCATCCGCGGCATCGAGTCGGGCGGCGCGGTCGAGGGCCTGCCGGCCCACACCTTCCCGACCGACGACGGCGGTGTGGACATGAAGTGTCCGACCGAGATCGCGATCTCCGACCGGCGCGAGGCCGAGCTGGCCAAGAACGGCTACATGCCGCTGGTGCACCGCAAGAACAGCGACTTCGCCGCCTTCATCGGCGCGCAGTCCCTGCAGAAGCCGGCCGAGTACGACGACCCGGACGCGACCGCCAACGCCAACCTGGCCGCGCGCCTGCCGTACCTGTTCGCGACCTGCCGCTTCGCGCACTACCTGAAGTGCATCGTGCGCGACAAGATCGGCTCGTTCAAGGAACGCGACGACATGCAGCTGTGGCTGCAGAACTGGATCACGCAATACGTGGACGGCGACCCCGCCCACTCATCCGAATCGACCAAGGCGCGCAAGCCGCTGGCTGCCGCTGAAGTCGTGGTGGAGGAAGTAGAAGGCAACCCCGGCTACTACACCTCTAAATTCTTCCTGCGACCGCACTATCAGCTCGAAGGCTTGACCGTCTCCTTGCGGTTGGTGTCCAAGCTGCCGTCAGTCAAGGGGGCATAAGCCGCACCTGGGCTTACTGAGGGACCGGCTCATGAGGGGCCGGCGAAGAAGACGCAGTACTTTTATCAACGCTGTCATTGCAAATAGGAGCGCGACATGGCTGTAGATATGTTTTTGAAGATTGACGACGTCAAGGGCGAGTCGGTTGATGCGAAGCACAAGGGCACGATCGACGTGCTGGCCTGGAGCTGGGGCTTGTCCCAGTCCGGCACCACCCACCTGGGTGGTGGCGGCGGCTCGGGCAAGGTGTCGGTGCAAGACATCTCCCTGACCAAGTACGTCGACAAGTCGACCCCGACCCTGATGCTGGCCTGCTGCAACGGCAAGCATTACAAGGAAGCCGTGCTGACGGTGCGCAAGGCCGGCGAGAAGCCGCTCGAGTACATCAAGATCACGATGAAGGAAGTCATCGTGGCCAACCTCAGCACCGGCGGTTCGGGCGGCGAAGACCGTCTGACCGAGAACCTGACGCTGAACTTCGCCGAGTTCAAGGTCGAGTACACCCCGCAGAAGCCGGACGGTTCGGGCGAAGCGGTGGTCGAGTCGGCCTGGAACATCGCCGAGAACGTCAAGGTCTAACGCAACCGCGTGACCCTGCGCAGGCCCCATGTGGGCCTGCGCCTTCTTGTTAACGCGCCGTGCGTGGACCAAGACGCCACGACGCGGACCACGTCTGTTGAACGGAAGCCTGCCATGTCTTACGGCGATATGTTTCTCAAGGTCGACGGCACTCGCTCAGGGGGCATCAAGGGCGAGGCGAACGACCAGATCCACCGCGACGAGATCGACGTCGTCGGCTGGTCCTGGGGCATGCGGTCGGCCAGCGCGATGAGCGGCGCGGGCACGTCGGCCAAGACCACCGTCGAATCCCTGCACGTGACCAAGGAAGTCGACGCCGCGTCGACCGCCCTGATGTCGGTCATGCGCAACAACGAATTGCTGAAGAAGGTGGTGCTGTCGGTGCGCAAGTCGGGCGGCCTGCCGATCGACTATCTCGTCGTCACGCTCGAGCAGGCGCGCATCACGTCCTACGACGTGACCACGCTGAGCGACGCCAACGACATCCTGGCCGAGCGCATCACCTTCTCGTTCCAGAAGATCCTGGTCGAATACAGCGCCCAGGACGACAGAGGCATCAAGAAGGGCAGCAGCAGCTTCACCGCGGAGGTGAACTGACATGGCCGACCTGCTCAACTCCGAAGCCCATTTGCGCGCGGGCGACCCCGCGGCCGCCCTCAAGGCGCTGCAAGACGAAGTGCGGGCCAAGCCGGCCGATGCGAAGAAGCGCGTGTTCTTGTTCCAGCTGCTGTGCGTGCTGGGGCAATGGGAGCGCGCGCTGAACCAGCTCAACGTCGCCGCCGAACTCGACCCGTCCACGCTGGCGATGGCGCAGACCTATCGCGAAGCGATCAAGTGCGAGCTGCTGCGGGCTCAGGTGTTCGAGGGCCGCAAGGTGCCGATGCTGTTCGGCGAGCCCGAGCCCTGGATCGCGCTGCTGCTCGAAGCACTGCTGCGCGAGGGCCAGGGCCAGGCCGCCGATGCGCGCGCCTTGCGCGACCAGGCGTTCGAGCAGGCGCCGGCCGGCACCGGCAAGCTGGGCGAGACGCCGTTCGCCTGGATTGCCGACGCCGACATGCGGCTCGGCCCGGTGCTCGAAGTCATCATCAACGGCAAGTACTACTGGGTGCCGTTCGCCCGGCTCGCCAAGCTGACGCTGGAAGCGCCCGCCGACCTGCGTGACGCGGTCTGGATGCCCGCCCACCTGCAATTCGAAAACGGCGGCGAAACGGTCGGCTTGATCCCCACCCGCTACGCCGGGAGCGAGAGTGCCGGCGACGGCCTGCTGGCGCTGTCGCGCAAGACGGTCTGGCAGGAGCCGTCGGCCGGGTTTTATGTCGGTAGCGGCCAGCGTGTGCTGACCACCGACGGCGGCGACGTGCCCTTGATGGACGTGCGCTCGATCGAGTGGGACCTTGCGCCCGCCGACACGTCCGCCGAAACGCCGGCAACGGAGTGAGCACGACGTGGCAGAACTGACCCCGCAGGAGCGGCTCCAACCGGCCTTGCTCGACCGCCTGACCGACGACGATCCGTCGAAGACGGTCGAGCCGCGCGAACAGCGGGTGCTCAGCAAGACCCGGCTGCGCGAGGCGGTACTGCGCGACCTGGCGTGGTTGTTCAATGCCACGCGGATGTCGGGCGAGGTCGATTGGGCACGGCATCCGCATGCCTGTCGCTCGGTGATCAACTTCGGCCTGCCGGCGCTGTCGGGCGAGACCGCGTCGACGCTCGACATCGTCAACCTCGAAAGCGAGGTCAAGCGCTCCATCCTCGACTTCGAGCCGCGCATCATGGCGTCGAGCCTGAAGGTCGAGGCGCTGGTGTCGGAGCTGCAGATGGATCACCACAACGTCGTCAGCCTGAAGATCTCGGGTCACCTGTGGGCGCAGCCGGTGCCGTTCGAGTTGCTGCTGCGCACCGAGGTCGACCTCGAAACCGGGCAGGTCGAGATCCAGGAACTGACCCGCTGAGTCGCTTCCCGTGCCGATGTATTTGCCCCTGCTTGCCCGCGCGGCCCATGCCGCCCGGCACCTTTGATCGAGTCGTAGGACACCATGGACCCCCGGCTGCTGCGCTACTACAACCAGGAACTGCAACATCTGCGCGAGATGGGGGCCGAGTTCGCCCAGCAGTTCCCCAAGATCGCCGGCCGCCTCGGCATGGACGGCATCGAAGTCGCCGACCCGTATGTCGAGCGCTTGCTGGAAGGTTTCGCCTTCCTCGCCGGCCGTGTGCAGCTCAAGATCGACGCCGAGTTCCCGCGCTTCACGCAGCGGCTGCTCGAGATCGTCTACCCCAATTACCTCGCGCCGATGCCGGCGATGGTGATGGCGCAGTTCCGGCCCGACCTGAACGACGGCAACCTGGCGCGCGGCTTCAAGATCGCGCGCGGCAGCACGATGCGCAGCCTGCTGGGCAAGGGCGACGAGACGCCGTGCCAGTTCCGCACCGCGAGCGACGTGACGATGTGGCCGATCGAGATCGCCTCGGCCGCGTACTTCTCGTACGCCCCGGACCTGCCGCTCAACCAGGTGCCGGGCGGTCGCCGTATCAAGGGCGGCGTGCGGCTGCGTCTGCGTTGCACCGCCGGCCTCAACTTCAACCAGATCGAGCTGGACTCGCTGCGCCTGCATTTGTCCGGCGGCGACGACATCGCCTACAAGCTCTACGAGGCCATCCTCGGCAGCACGATGGGCGTGATGGTGTTGCCGCCGCAGCGGCCGGTGGTGTGGCAACAGATGCTGCCGTCGACCACGGTGGTGCCGGCCGGCTTCGGCGACGACGAGGCGCTGCTGCCGACGGGGCTGCGCAACTTCCAGGGTTACCGGCTGCTGCAGGAGTATTTCAGTTTCCCGCAGCGCTTCATGATGTTCGACATCCAGGGGCTGGCCCCGGCCCTGCGCCGCCACAACGGCAACGAGATCGAGGTCGTGCTGCTGCTGGAACGCGGTGACGCCTCGCTCGAAAACGTCGTCGACGCCGGCAACTTCTCGCTCTATTGCGCGCCGGCGATCAACCTGTTCGAGCGGCGCTGCGACCGTATCCACATCAGCGACAACCAGCACGACTACCACGTGGTGCCGGACCGCACCAAGCCGATGGACTTCGAGGTCTACGACGTGCTCTCGGTCACCGGCTACGGTGTCGGCGCCGACAGCGAGCACCGCTTCCTGCCGTTCTATGCCGCCTTCCAT from Caldimonas brevitalea encodes the following:
- the tssJ gene encoding type VI secretion system lipoprotein TssJ; this translates as MTSPRLHLLFKWLFAALLGLLLAACAGGPKPTRVEVQLAGNALLNPDSRNRPSPAMVRVYELKTPAAFESADFFSLFDKDRETLAADLNARDEFVLQPGQTLSFKRDTKPDTRYVAVMVAYRDLEHARWRAVGALNLGKSQVVRINAGPRAVELAVARK
- a CDS encoding DotU family type VI secretion system protein, coding for MSPSHDPFAGFDNGKTFVMPTPGARPAGLPTGGGAGFTREAAQDIAYHPAGFNPLIAAANPLLNLIPQMRSITVHQDVAGLRDNLAQGIRQFEHTARAANIANEKVIAARYILCTVLDETAASTPWGGSGVWGRHSLLVMFHNEAWGGEKVFQLLTRLAQNPADNLDLLELIYTCITLGFEGRYRVIENGRSELQLLRERLAQLIRRQRGAFEQALAKNWAPAVLPKRKWATAMPLWIFGAVTALVLLGGYMGFSYALNRASDPLFASITGIRARAAALPAPVPAQKPRLAQFLAPEIQQGLVEVRDFDDRSIVTIRGDGLFEPGSATLESGREALMLRIADAVQSVTGLALVTGHTDNQPIRSARFPSNWHLSQERAKSVATLLGRRITDVSRLQAEGRADSEPVAPNDSANGRAKNRRVEITVFVTKPGA
- the tssK gene encoding type VI secretion system baseplate subunit TssK; the encoded protein is MSSFRRVVWTEGMFLQPQHFQQQDRHIERWVDQRLASAAAYRWGWVEYELDDASLMLGRVQLLKIRGVLPDGTPIDAPALDPLPPAFDFPTDVKDAVVVLAVPSRRPGAQEAGLDGEADAALLRYTARDAQVQDASADFENLADLQVGDLNARLMLQRDATQAYQAAGVLRVVERKADNQLLVDRSYIPPMLAVAGHARLAGYAREIQALLSQRGEALAGRLGKPGSGGVAEIADFLMLQSVNRYEPVFAHLAQLYLVHPELLYRTCLEAAGDLAVFGSPTRRPRPMPEYLHEDVERCFAPVVAELRALLGTVLEQRAIPIDLIDRKYGVRTATIADLELLKGANFVLAVNAQLPGEQLRSRFPTQVKLGPVDKIRDLVNLQLPGIGLRGLAVAPRELPYHAGFHYFELERHGDLWEQLKKSGAMAMHIAGEFPGLQLEFWAIRER
- a CDS encoding type VI secretion system accessory protein TagJ; translation: MADLLNSEAHLRAGDPAAALKALQDEVRAKPADAKKRVFLFQLLCVLGQWERALNQLNVAAELDPSTLAMAQTYREAIKCELLRAQVFEGRKVPMLFGEPEPWIALLLEALLREGQGQAADARALRDQAFEQAPAGTGKLGETPFAWIADADMRLGPVLEVIINGKYYWVPFARLAKLTLEAPADLRDAVWMPAHLQFENGGETVGLIPTRYAGSESAGDGLLALSRKTVWQEPSAGFYVGSGQRVLTTDGGDVPLMDVRSIEWDLAPADTSAETPATE
- the tssE gene encoding type VI secretion system baseplate subunit TssE — translated: MAELTPQERLQPALLDRLTDDDPSKTVEPREQRVLSKTRLREAVLRDLAWLFNATRMSGEVDWARHPHACRSVINFGLPALSGETASTLDIVNLESEVKRSILDFEPRIMASSLKVEALVSELQMDHHNVVSLKISGHLWAQPVPFELLLRTEVDLETGQVEIQELTR
- a CDS encoding Hcp family type VI secretion system effector; this translates as MSYGDMFLKVDGTRSGGIKGEANDQIHRDEIDVVGWSWGMRSASAMSGAGTSAKTTVESLHVTKEVDAASTALMSVMRNNELLKKVVLSVRKSGGLPIDYLVVTLEQARITSYDVTTLSDANDILAERITFSFQKILVEYSAQDDRGIKKGSSSFTAEVN
- the tssB gene encoding type VI secretion system contractile sheath small subunit; its protein translation is MATSSQKFIARNRAPRVQIEYDVELYGAEKKVQLPFVMGVLSDLSGKPADPLAPVADRKFLDVDVDNFDSRMKSMKPRVAFQVPNTLTGEGNIAVDITFESLDDFSPAAVAKKVDALNKLLEARQQLANLVTYMDGKTGAEELIAKVLNDPALLQSLAVNKKPTEEGGAA
- the tssC gene encoding type VI secretion system contractile sheath large subunit — translated: MQQQQTQLEGVTLEGNELTSLLQKEFKPKTDEAKSAVEQAVQTLAQQALSQTKLIGNDVVKSIEAMIAEIDKKLSDQINLILHNPDFQKLEGAWRGLHYLVNNTETDEQLKIRVMNISKVDLGKTLKRYKGTAWDQSPIFKRVYEEEYGQFGGEPFGCMVGDYFFDHSPPDVELLGEMSKVCAAAHMPFISGASPTTMQMETWQELANPRDLTKIFTTPEYAAWRSLRESDDSRYIGLAMPRFLSRLPYGARTNPVEEFDFEEDTGAADHHKYTWANAAYAMATNINRSFKEFGWCSRIRGIESGGAVEGLPAHTFPTDDGGVDMKCPTEIAISDRREAELAKNGYMPLVHRKNSDFAAFIGAQSLQKPAEYDDPDATANANLAARLPYLFATCRFAHYLKCIVRDKIGSFKERDDMQLWLQNWITQYVDGDPAHSSESTKARKPLAAAEVVVEEVEGNPGYYTSKFFLRPHYQLEGLTVSLRLVSKLPSVKGA
- the tssA gene encoding type VI secretion system protein TssA, which produces MIDVDALLAPVSESAPCGEDLEYDAHFMALEQAARGKAEQQFGDTVVAAEEPDWTGVVDAATALLARTKDLRVATYLARGLARTGGPVGLGQGLQVLVGLCERYWDQLYPQLDPDDGNDPIMRMNALAPLAHPEAGLRELRDANCVRTRAGAITVKQIEYALALKEAPAGQSVPSEPEILSALREAAAADAGFLDAVRAAGQQANALQNWLNERVGSEQAVDLRPLRVILNAVGKLVDQVAAEAAPAATAPADGDASEAAAASGQAVVKPVAAGELRSRDDVIRLIDRAIEFLERNEPTNPAPLLLRRAQRLMTMNFLEIIEDMTPDGASTVKHLAGIRE
- a CDS encoding Hcp family type VI secretion system effector; the protein is MAVDMFLKIDDVKGESVDAKHKGTIDVLAWSWGLSQSGTTHLGGGGGSGKVSVQDISLTKYVDKSTPTLMLACCNGKHYKEAVLTVRKAGEKPLEYIKITMKEVIVANLSTGGSGGEDRLTENLTLNFAEFKVEYTPQKPDGSGEAVVESAWNIAENVKV
- the tssF gene encoding type VI secretion system baseplate subunit TssF, giving the protein MDPRLLRYYNQELQHLREMGAEFAQQFPKIAGRLGMDGIEVADPYVERLLEGFAFLAGRVQLKIDAEFPRFTQRLLEIVYPNYLAPMPAMVMAQFRPDLNDGNLARGFKIARGSTMRSLLGKGDETPCQFRTASDVTMWPIEIASAAYFSYAPDLPLNQVPGGRRIKGGVRLRLRCTAGLNFNQIELDSLRLHLSGGDDIAYKLYEAILGSTMGVMVLPPQRPVVWQQMLPSTTVVPAGFGDDEALLPTGLRNFQGYRLLQEYFSFPQRFMMFDIQGLAPALRRHNGNEIEVVLLLERGDASLENVVDAGNFSLYCAPAINLFERRCDRIHISDNQHDYHVVPDRTKPMDFEVYDVLSVTGYGVGADSEHRFLPFYAAFHAKEAGHQAYYSLQREPRLLSTEQKRRGARSSYVGSEVYLSLVDPKEAPFSEDLRQLAVTALCTNRDLPLHMPLGAGKTDFVLDMAAPVESVRALRGPSRPHSAIREGTASWKFVNQLSLNYLSLVDTDEREGAAALRDLLSLYAQSGDASLLKQIDGLRSVRTQPTVRRFPVPGPITFGRGLEIQLEVDEFAFQGASAFLFGAVLASFFGRYVSINSFTETVLRSTSRGELMRWVPKCGSRAIL